In a single window of the Pontibacter russatus genome:
- a CDS encoding thioredoxin family protein produces the protein MLQKNLPALLLLSLPFAYIGHRPITAVAPATVSASAPVHLTAATLPAAKIQWLTIEQAEEKLKQEPRKVLVDVYTDWCGWCKKMDKDTFTDPEVVAHINRNFYAVKLDAEGEKPITLKGRTFDFKPDYRAHELAVALLNGQMSFPTTVFLDEELNMLTPVPGYLDAKNMSQILKYFGEDYHLKMTWPEFEKQTK, from the coding sequence ATGCTACAGAAAAACCTCCCCGCCCTGCTGCTCTTATCGCTGCCCTTCGCCTATATAGGCCATCGCCCCATCACGGCCGTAGCCCCGGCAACTGTATCGGCATCCGCTCCGGTTCATTTAACCGCGGCGACGCTTCCTGCCGCTAAAATCCAGTGGCTCACCATAGAGCAGGCCGAAGAAAAGCTGAAGCAGGAGCCGCGCAAAGTGCTGGTAGATGTATATACCGATTGGTGCGGCTGGTGCAAAAAGATGGACAAGGACACCTTCACTGACCCGGAGGTGGTGGCGCATATCAACAGGAATTTCTACGCGGTGAAGCTGGATGCCGAGGGCGAAAAGCCGATTACCCTCAAAGGCCGGACCTTTGACTTCAAGCCCGATTACAGAGCGCATGAACTGGCGGTGGCGTTGCTGAACGGGCAGATGAGCTTCCCCACTACCGTTTTTCTGGACGAAGAGCTCAATATGCTGACGCCTGTGCCCGGCTACCTCGACGCGAAGAACATGTCGCAGATACTGAAATACTTTGGTGAAGATTATCACCTGAAAATGACATGGCCGGAGTTTGAGAAGCAGACGAAGTAA